A single Uloborus diversus isolate 005 chromosome 7, Udiv.v.3.1, whole genome shotgun sequence DNA region contains:
- the LOC129226801 gene encoding DNA polymerase epsilon catalytic subunit A-like, with product MVFMNTGKYKADPLRAESSDASGAKQEDTSERRLKQSLFNDEIDAKFGFNRYKESAERKAWLFNLHTTEILDDDKRLVSAVDFYFVEDDGSRFKATLPYKPYFYVSTVRGAEPEVASYLSRKFGGTVNKVEIIEKEDLNLPNHLSGLKGKFLKLSFSTVTDLTKVKREIMPHVKKNKERQKLKTSYNEVFNDDADISSKKSDQVDSIMDIKEHDVPYHMRVSIDLKIFVGHWYFVKGRGNNPPEIVKCEELLQPVDVPILAYDIEVTKLPLKFPDPATDQIMMISYMIDGQGFLITNREIVSADVEDFEYTPKPEFEGNFVIFNEANEEQLIQKFFDHILQVKPLVFVTYNGDNFDFKYVEARAAVYELNMLKEIGFSVNREGYYLCRPCVHLDCLHWVKRDSYLPVGSQGLKAVAKAKLRYDPVELDPEEMCRMASEHPQVLASYSVSDAVATYYLYMKYVHPFIFALCTIIPMEPDEVLRKGSGTLCEALLMVQAYHANIIFPNKQESILNKLTEDGHVLDQETYVGAHVESLESGVFRANLPCRFRLVPEAIQKLIKDVKKTLKHTIEVEENVPIDDVLNLDEVANEIVEKLKKLRDCPSRLENPIIYHLDVGAMYPNIILTNRLQPTAMVDELACAACIFNKPGARCRRVMPWTWRGECMPATRGEFQRIQQQLETEMFPSSFPGGKPVPFHELSKEDQATIEKKRLSEYCRKAYKKTHVTRIEVRNSTICQQENSFYVDTVRAFRDRRYEFKGLLKVAKKKVAEAIAMGDASAIKASKTMEILYDSLQLAHKCILNSFYGYVMRRGARWYSMEMAGIVCHTGADIITKARELVEQIGRPLELDTDGIWCILPSSFPENFNIKTKNPKKAKLQISYPGAMLNVMVKDYYTNDQYHELVDPENHKYEIRSENSIFFEVDGPYLAMVLPASKEEGKKLKKRYAVFNFDGSLAELKGFEVKRRGELQLVKIFQSSVFEAFLKGNSLEECYAAVAKVADYWLDVLFSKAVSMPDQELFDLISENRSMSRKLEDYGAQKSTSISTAKRLAEFLGDQMVKDAGLSCRFIISKKPEGSPVTERAIPLAIFQAEPSVKKHYLRRWLKSPGLTDFDIRTILDWEYYIERFSSTIQKIITIPAALQHVPNPVPRVAHPDWLHKRLLEKNDILKQKKITEIFFRKEENSEQADSEEVMDIEDQIAGPSTEVQVPVCTKRKASESPNQHSSKKQNTSKDIDYSKTWLEHLGPPPPIGKSRDELVHWLKYQKKKWRYQIDQRKSSDLDKFGKQQASKSFTNANRNVSGIGQFLRKAKKTLLDSPWQIIQIAPTGQLGLYKLWVLVDNDLHCIKLNIPRIFYVNQHIPKTGESNLWRKVSRILPRSHPVYNLYEYTVEEEIYQQHCNDLLAELSLPHVEGVYETQVPLIFRAMVELGCVCAVGRKHIRHYTSSDNDAYNLCHLEFRNLSQHDYIKPGVLKLLYFYHHSCGQKAMFGLFFPPSKKAVIYVLDTVRTNQMPNLTNIFSAERNAKINEGSDASMLPEVDYTFEVHVEKDVRLVYKGLQKHLMMYKDEKRGPSAVVLQSTFSADDICTLMPTFAEFPVIPVHVHDSDTLYQVMDWQRVGSKAMIKQFMNVELSISYLLEQCRYFHIPVGNLPQDASLFGSDIFFARHLQRQNFLLWCSPTGRPDLGGKEADDNRLLAETEQVVPEINNPDAYSSVSVEILVEGMPVITVLQAHNLMEMEGTSSSIAFDSGPSSSLVDLMSNGGPTSNLGVYDESALCAGAFRVLRAMVSGWVRDVLQYGNVFADNQIANFYRWLRSPQSLLYEPAIKQILNNLMKKMFSQLIFEYQKLGAIIVSATYLRVVLCTKRKKVPDAMAYSRYVNECIRNKEVFHGLQFQVEAIWEYLLWSDPANYGGIKLKNANNENDSNEASDDIDDKHTLTLCFNIAKFLPQAAAIDENFYNVIAEYIQEAYLYYQGQDKSILPDSQAPLPEEEEESPTELAKYVRSNLAHKLYILVEKIKKKLPSNIGPNGQDIFPALPGSHLKFTNPALEFTKAICKVLSLDSQLKSVIMKVRHDLLRIVGMKEFSDEAEWKDPCLSFVLTELICKSCLTSNNIDICREHYAIDESSGLPVCICSLCKKPYDTKEIEARMIECLHQVSMAHVLQDLVCKKCKMVKDRNMTKFCSCAGEFNTLLPLEDLNQRCRTFLNIAEHFNMGKLKETVSWIIKMNSQQKHICVRS from the exons atggtgttCATGAACACTGGGAAATATAAAGCTGATCCCTTGCGAGCTGAGAGTTCCGATGCCTCTGGAGCAAAACAAGAAGATACGAGTGAAAGACGATTGAAACAATCCCTTTTCAATGACGAGATCGATGCGAAATTTGGCTTTAATCGCTACAAAGAGAGTGCCGAGCGGAAAGCTTGGCTATTTAATCTACATACCACCGAAATACTGGACGACGACAAAAGACTAGTAAGTgctgttgatttttattttgttgaagaTGACGGAAGCAGATTTAAAGCAACGCTACCTTACAAACCTTACTTTTATGTTTCTACTGTTAGAGGTGCTGAGCCCGAAGTAGCTTCATATTTGAGCAGAAAGTTTGGAGGCACTGTCAACAAAGTcgaaatcatagaaaaagaagaTTTAAATTTACCGAATCATCTATCTGgtttaaaaggaaaatttctgaaattgagtttttCTACTGTGACTGATTTAACCAAAGTTAAGAGAGAAATTATGCCCCAtgttaaaaaaaacaaggagaggcaaaaacttaaaacctcatacaatgaagtttttaatgatgATGCtgatatttcttcaaaaaagtcGGATCAAGTAGATAGCATCATGGACATCAAGGAGCATGATGTTCCTTATCACATGCGTGTttctattgatttaaaaattttcgttgGACATTggtattttgtaaaaggaagaggTAACAATCCACCAGAAATTGTTAAATGCGAAGAACTTTTACAGCCCGTTGATGTGCCCATATTAGCTTACGATATTGAAGTAACCAAATTGCCCCTAAAATTTCCTGATCCTGCCACAGATCAAATTATGATGATATCATACATGATAGATGGTCAGGGATTTCTCATCACCAATCGAGAAATAGTATCTGCTGATGTAGAGGATTTCGAGTACACGCCCAAACCAGAATTTGAaggaaattttgttatttttaatgaagctAATGAAGAACaacttattcaaaaattctttgaTCATATTCTGCAAGTAAAGcctttagtatttgtaacttataaTGGTGACAATTTTGATTTTAAGTATGTTGAAGCTAGAGCTGCAGTTTATGAACTTAACATGCTGAAAGAAATTGGATTTTCTGTGAATCGGGAGGGTTATTATTTATGCCGACCTTGTGTTCATCTTGATTGCTTACATTGGGTAAAAAGAGATAGCTACTTACCTGTTGGTAGTCAAGGTCTCAAAGCAGTGGCTAAGGCTAAATTACGTTACGATCCTGTCGAGCTGGACCCTGAAGAAATGTGTCGAATGGCTTCCGAACATCCTCAAGTCTTGGCCAGTTATTCAGTATCAGATGCTGTTGCTACTTACTACTTATACATGAAATATGTTCATCCTTTTATATTTGCTTTGTGCACAATCATTCCAATGGAGCCAGATGAGGTTTTGCGTAAAGGCTCTGGAACACTGTGTGAAGCTCTACTGATGGTACAAGCATATCATGCAAATATAATCTTTCCCAACAAACAGGAAagcattttgaataaattaactgAAGATGGTCATGTTTTAGATCAAGAAACCTATGTTGGTGCCCATGTTGAATCTTTAGAATCTGgtgtttttagagcaaatttacCTTGCAGATTTAGATTAGTTCCAGAAGCGATTCAGAAATtaataaaagatgttaaaaagaCCTTAAAACATACAATAGAAGTTGAAGAGAATGTCCCAATCGATGATGTCTTAAACTTGGATGAAGTGGCTAATGAAATTGTAGAGAAGTTGAAAAAATTGAGGGATTGTCCATCCAGATTAGAAAATCCGATTATATATCATTTGGATGTTGGTGCTATGTATCCTAATATCATTTTAACTAATAGACTACAACCTACTGCAATGGTTGATGAATTAGCTTGTGCAGCTTGTATATTTAATAAACCAGGGGCACGATGCAGAAGGGTCATGCCATGGACTTGGCGTGGGGAATGCATGCCTGCTACTCGTGGAGAGTTTCAACGGATTCAGCAACAGCTAGAAACAGAAATGTTTCCATCTTCTTTTCCCGGTGGAAAACCAGTCCCCTTTCATGAACTTAGTAAGGAAGATCAAGCTACAATTGAAAAAAAGAGGCTATCAGAGTATTGCAGGAAGGCGTACAAAAAGACACATGTTACTCGTATTGAAGTTCGAAATTCAACTATCTGCCAacaagaaaattcattttatgtggATACAGTGCGTGCTTTCCGGGATCGTAGATATGAGTTCAAGGGTCTGTTGAAGGTCGCCAAGAAGAAGGTTGCGGAAGCCATAGCCATGGGTGATGCCTCAGCTATTAAAGCTTCTAAGACAATGGAAATTTTATATGACTCGTTGCAACTTGCTCATAAATGTATATTGAATTCATTTTATGGCTATGTGATGAGAAGAGGCGCACGTTGGTACAGCATGGAGATGGCAGGAATTGTGTGCCATACTGGTGCCGATATCATTACTAAAGCTAGAGAACTTGTCGAGCAAATTGGAAGACCATTAGAATTGGACACTGACGGTATTTGGTGTATTTTGCCTTCttcatttccagaaaattttaacattaagactaaaaatccaaaaaaagcTAAATTACAGATTTCATATCCTGGTGCCATGTTAAATGTGATGGTCAAAGATTACTACACTAATGATCAATATCATGAATTAGTGGATCCTGAAAATCATAAGTATGAAATACGCAGTGAGAATTCCATTTTTTTCGAAGTTGATGGTCCATATTTGGCTATGGTTTTGCCAGCTTCGAAAGAGGAGGGAAAGAAGTTGAAAAAGAGGTATGCCGTTTTCAATTTCGATGGATCTTTAGCAGAGTTAAAAGGCTTTGAAGTAAAAAGAAGAGGAGAGTTGCAATTGGTAAAAATATTCCAGTCTTctgtttttgaagcatttttaaaaggGAATTCTCTTGAAGAATGCTATGCAGCTGTAGCCAAAGTTGCTGATTATTGGCTTGATGTTCTATTCTCAAAAGCTGTCAGCATGCCTGATCAAGAACTTTTTGACTTGATATCTGAAAATCGTAGTATGTCTCGTAAACTTGAAGATTATGGAGCTCAAAAATCAACATCTATCAGTACAGCTAAAAGACTGGCAGAATTTCTTGGTGATCAAATGGTGAAAGATGCAGGCCTTAGTTGCCGATTTATTATATCAAAAAAGCCAGAAGGGTCTCCTGTTACTGAAAGAGCAATACCTTTGGCCATATTTCAAGCTGAACCCAGTGTTAAGAAACATTATTTAAGGCGATGGCTGAAATCCCCAGGCCTAACAGATTTTGATATACGTACAATTTTAGATTGGGAGTATTATATAGAACGTTTCAGCAGTACTATTCAGAAGATCATTACCATTCCTGCTGCATTGCAGCATGTGCCTAATCCCGTACCTCGCGTTGCTCATCCAGATTGGTTACATAAAAGATTACtagaaaaaaatgacattttgaagcagaaaaaaattaccGAGATATTTTTCCGgaaggaagaaaattctgagcaaGCTGATAGTGAAGAAGTAATGGATATAGAAGATCAGATTGCTGGTCCTAGCACTGAAGTTCAAGTTCCAGTGTGTACGAAACGAAAAGCATCAGAATCTCCCAATCAACATTCATCTAAGAAACAAAATACATCCAAAGATATTGATTATTCAAAAACTTGGTTAGAGCATCTAGGGCCTCCTCCTCCTATAGGAAAGTCAAGGGATGAATTAGTTCACTGgttaaaatatcagaaaaaaaaatggcgatatcAAATTGATCAAAGAAAATCTTCAGATTTAGATAAATTTGGAAAACAACAGGCTTCTAAATCTTTCACAAATGCAAATAGAAATGTTTCGGGCATTGGACAGTTTCTTAGAAAAGCAAAGAAAACTCTTTTAGATAGCCCATGGCAAATTATTCAGATTGCTCCTACTGGGCAGTTAGGCCTTTATAAACTTTGGGTTTTAGTCGATAATGATTTACAttgcattaaattaaatattcCAAGAATATTTTACGTTAATCAGCATATACCAAAAACTGGAGAAAGTAATTTATGGAGAAAAGTTAGTAGAATTTTGCCTCGTTCTCACCCAGTATACAACTTATATGAATATACTGTTGAAGAAGAGATTTATCAGCAACACTGTAATGATCTTTTAGCTGAGCTGTCCTTGCCACATGTTGAAGGAGTTTATGAAACGCAAGTTCCCCTAATTTTTCGAGCAATGGTGGAACTTGGTTGCGTTTGTGCTGTTGGTAGAAAACATATTCGTCATTATACTTCTTCTGATAATGATGCATATAATCTCTGTCATTTGGAATTTCGAAATTTGTCTCAACATGACTACATAAAGCCTGGAGTGTTGAAATTATTATATTTCTATCATCACTCATGTGGGCAAAAAGCCATGTTTGGTTTATTCTTCCCGCCATCTAAGAAAGCTGTGATATATGTTCTCGATACTGTAAGAACAAACCAGATGCCAAACCTGACCAATATTTTTTCTGCTGAGCGTAATGCAAAAATCAATGAAGGTTCCGATGCATCAATGTTGCCCGAAGTAGATTATACGTTTGAAGTACATGTGGAGAAAGATGTTCGCTTGGTTTATAAAGGTTTGCAAAAACATCTTATGATGTACAAAGATGAAAAAAGAGGACCAAGTGCTGTTGTCCTTCAGTCTACATTTTCTGCTGATGATATTTGTACTTTGATGCCTACTTTTGCTGAATTTCCCGTTATTCCTGTACATGTTCATGATAGTGACACTTTATACCAAGTTATGGATTGGCAACGAGTTGGTTCAAAAGCAATGATAAAGCAATTTATGAATGTTGAGctatcaatttcttatcttctCGAGCAATGTCGCTATTTTCATATTCCGGTAGGAAATTTACCTCAAGACGCTTCTTTATTTGGAAGTGATATTTTCTTTGCTCGGCATCTGCAAAGGCAAAATTTCCTTTTGTGGTGCTCTCCTACTGGCCGACCTGATCTTGGGGGCAAAGAAGCTGATGATAATCGATTGTTGGCGGAAACAGAACAAGTCGTTCCAGAAATTAATAACCCTGATGCATATTCTTCTGTAAGTGTTGAAATACTTGTTGAAGGAATGCCTGTGATAACTGTTTTGCAAGCTCATAATTTAATGGAAATGGAAGGTACTAGTTCCAGCATAGCATTCGACTCTGGTCCAAGTTCATCATTAGTAGATTTGATGTCAAATGGAGGACCAACTTCTAATTTGGGTGTTTATGATGAAAGTGCTTTATGTGCTGGTGCATTTAGAGTTCTTCGTGCCATGGTCTCTGGCTGGGTACGTGATGTCCTTCAGTATGGCAATGTCTTTGCTGACAATCAAATAGCCAATTTTTATCGTTGGCTTAGGTCGCCACAGTCTTTGCTGTATGAACCTGCTATCAAACAGATTTTGAACAATCTGATGAAGAAAATGTTTAGTCAACTTATTTTTGAATATCAAAAGCTTGGTGCAATTATTGTCAGTGCTACATATTTGCGTGTAGTATTGTGTACTAAGCGAAAAAAAGTTCCAGATGCTATGGCTTATTCACGTTACGTCAATGAATGTATAAGGAATAAGGAAGTTTTCCATGGATTGCAGTTTCAGGTAGAAGCCATTTGGGAATATTTGTTGTGGTCTGATCCTGCAAATTATGGAGGAATTAAATTGAA aaatgcaaataatgaaaatgatTCCAATGAAGCTAGTGATGATATTGATGACAAACATACTTTAACTCTGTGCTTCAATATTGCTAAGTTTTTGCCTCAAGCTGCAGcaattgatgaaaatttttataatgttATTGCAGAATATATTCAGGAAGCTTATCTTTATTACCAAGGACAGGATAAATCCATTCTTCCAGATAGTCAAGCACCTTTACCCGAGGAAGAAGAAGAATCCCCTACTGAACTCGCGAAATATGTCAGGAGTAATCTTGCTCATAAATTGtatattttagttgaaaaaatcaAGAAGAAGTTACCATCTAACATAGGTCCTAATGGCCAAGACATTTTCCCTGCCCTTCCGGGTTCTCATCTTAAATTTACTAACCCAGCATTGGAATTTACGAAAGCAATCTGCAAAGTATTGTCTCTGGACAGTCAGTTAAAAAGTGTGATTATGAAGGTTCGACATGATTTGTTGAGAATTGTAGGTATGAAAGAATTTAGTGATGAAGCAGAATGGAAAGACCCATGCCTGTCTTTTGTGCTGACAGAGCTCATTTGCAAATCTTGTTTAACTTCGAATAATATCGACATTTGCCGAGAGCATTATGCAATAGACGAAAGTAGTGGCTTACCCGTCTGCATATGCAGCCTATGTAAAAAGCCTTATGACACAAAAGAGATAGAGGCAAGGATGATTGAGTGCCTTCACCAAGTTTCAATGGCACATGTTTTGCAAGACTTGGTTTGCAAAAAGTGCAAAATGGTTAAAGACAGAAACATGACTAAATTCTGCTCGTGTGCTGGTGAATTTAATACTTTATTGCCTCTGGAGGATCTAAATCAAAGATGTAGAACCTTTCTTAATATAGCTGAGCACTTCAATATGggaaaactaaaagaaactgtGTCTTGGATCATTAAAATGAATTCCCAGCAAAAACATATTTGTGTCCGTTCATAA